The stretch of DNA ctggCGGGGGgagcagcaggtcgagctgtttagcatcTTTTTCTCCACGCATAATattgtggggcttacctgctttagcaatccacaagcttgcattttttcacgtttccatttttatttcagtgtttattttaagtatttatttcatgcgcaaaTTAACttagttcttaaatatttttcacactttcctgtgctcacaagattaccagcggtcgtagcacgcatttctatgcattcctgtgtttacaaccttggcattgttccaaaatcacgcacattctcctttttccctatttgctggagatacagtagattttttaaaatacagttggTCACTTGTGGCCGTAGCACACATTCCTagagagtggtatagaattacagagtatctcttgtgtccactgaagtattagcgtgcactgtatcgtagtGCGTAGtgcgtaggctgcgtattcgacacgtataaaaatacaaaatatgaaaacccgtcctgaTTTTTTaagcgcacacaacacagttccagggtcattttgcgtaccacctggcggcacgccacgtaccactacaggtacgcgtaccacagtttgagaaccactgtgctAGAGTATggagccaaaacaacaaaaattgtcactgtccaaatacttactgtagaaaCCAAGAAATTCGAGCCTGAAGTGTTTTTGTCCAGCCAAGCTTTATTGTATGCATAGAAGGAACCACAATAAGCACATAACGGTTATAGTACCTATCATAGCTCAAAGTGGATATGGTCCTACAGaacttatatatatacacacaagtTTCCCCCCCACtcctgtctttgatgtaaccgAAGGAAATAGAAACCCTTCTTTATCATCAGGAGTTTAGTGTAAACATTTACCATTTGggtaaacaaaacagaaaatgcctGCCCGGGACAGAATCGGGCCTTACAGCACCTGGATAGAGAATGCCTACCCGGGACAGAATCGGGCCTTACAGCAccaaacagaaataataataatgtttctttattagccctatacaatttcttgcattaggaatgtgtcttttcgcataccccagcttttctccagggagacacagacacagagacagggagagaagcttggggtcagagcgcagggtctgccattgtacagcgcccctggagcagttggggttaaaagggccttgctcaggggcccaacggagtaggattcctctgccggccgcgggatttgaaccggcaaccttccggtcacaggcgcagatccttagccacagagccaccgctccgccccaaaaATGCATGCCCGGGACAGAATCGGGCCTTACAGCACCTAGATAGAGAGTGCCTGCCCGGGACAGAATCGGGCCTTACAGCACCTAGATAGAGAATGCCTGCCCGGGACAGAATCAGGCCTTTCAGCACTTACCCACAACTGCACCGGTGCCTCCCTCGGGCCAGGGAATTTCTTCTGCTTGCGTGGCAAACTTATACTTAGGCTATACTCGCTGGACAAGGGAGCCTGCCCACCACAGCAcaagagagtcgggacttttggaaagaggagtccttacctctgaTTTTGTGCACAGAATACCGTCTCGGGTGCTGGGTGGGAAAGTCTCGTGTCATTGGATTACCCTGCTCGCAGTGCCAAATTGTAGAAACCAAGAAATTCGAGTCTGAAGTGTTCGTTTGCCCAgccaattttattattttttattgtatgcatacaaggAACCACAATAAGCACCATAAAAGTTATAGCACCTATCGTAGCTCAAAGTGGATATGGTCCTACAGAACTTATATATACACGTTTCCCCCCCtcctgtctttgatgtaactgaAGGAAATAGAAACCTTCCTTTGTCATCAGGAGTTTGGTGTAAACATTTACCATTTAGGTAAACATTCACCATTTGGGGGTAAGTACAGGGGGAGGAAAAGCCTTTGTGATCAAGCAGGCGTGATGATTACAGTTCAGCATGTAAAAGCCATTAGCAGGCTCCATCATTACGTACTGCACTGTAAGTGTTTGGAAAGTAATCCAGTTGAATGTGGTATGCTACAATGTTTTCTCCAGAGGTTTAAGGAAGAGCTCTGAGAAACCAGACATGAGAAACAGTTCTTTAGAACACTGCTGGATCTTCTCATCTGGTCAATCCAGGGTCTGGTCAGTTCCACTAGATCAGTTTTGTCCAGATCTTGATTGCTCTTGCAGAGAAAGGTTAAATGCCATTCACTGCTGAAACAAGGAGAGGACTTAAGCATGAGGAGGTCCTGAGCTAAATAACCTGACAAATTCCTGTAATTACATTTCTTTACAACTCTGTGGCTGAAGAACAGAAATGaggttattactgtacattggatTTATTCCAAACTATACTATTGTGTGGAGGgccacattttttaaacattttgcttcCTAAAGCTATGATTTCTGCTGGAAATGACCAGGAGAACCCTCAGTTTCAGGATTTGAGTGCTGGAAAGCTGTAAAGGATGTGCAACATTGTCCCCACATCTGGCAGCAGATGTGCAGTACTATGTAGCAATCTTGTTAAAGTCAAGGGGAGTTAATCTTCAGAACTGGGGCTGTTTGTCTGGGTTTATCTAGAATTATTGCCCCATCTCTAAAGTTTCAAAACTTAGACAATCCAGTGTTCTGTTTGCTGTGGAGGGAGCAGGTCTGACCTCTGTGTGTTCTCTCATGATGTCATGCTTTGTCCATGGCTGAGTTACAGCCTGTGAGGTCCTATTGTCAAGCCAATAGATAGTCTTAGAACCTCATGCATCACTTTCTTATTTTATGCTAATGGTACtaattttcatactgtattaccTTGCAAGTTGCAGGATCTAGTATCTGAATTAATAAGTTAATTAACATCTATTTAACATtctccatttattgcttttaacacAAACCTATAATATTTTACAAGTaacaagtttattccatgctgaataaaagaaagaaaacgtttTGGTCATGGAGCATTCTTCCAGTGAGCCACACCCGtgttgctcacacctgaagaaggttcccagctgaaacgttgttttcttttcccagcatggaataaacctattacttgttcctttgcagcttacacatgctgacgcagctacccacctgaactatagtTTACTGCTGGAAATGGTGAAGCAGTGCTAGATAAGGCAGGAGACAAACGTGCTGTACTGTGAAAAGGGACAGTGTGATCAGGGAGCACAGTGGGTGTGtgaaaaagggaaaagcagcCAAAATGCTGTTCAGGCTGCAATTCAACCATGGACAAAACCGGTCATGAGAAAACTGAGGAGAGAGCTGCTCCCCCCACAGCAAGCAGAACACTGGATTGTTTAAGCTTTTACTCTTTAGACACAGGACAATAATTGTCAATAAACCCAGACAGTTCCAATTCTGAAGATCAAATCCTCTTGACTTCAGTGTTGCTACATAGCACTGCACAACTCCATGAATAAAGAAACCTAGTAACAGCAACTCATTGGGTCTCATTTGAGGCCAGTATAAATATTGTAGAGGTTCAAACGGCAAGCTGCAACATGCACATTGGCCGAGAGTGAAATCACAGCCAGGACAGCTAAGATGAGGATGTTTGGCTCAGGACATCCTCATGCTCCAGGCCTCTCTTCGTGTCAGAAGAATGAACGGTTTGTATGCCATTCTCTGCAAGAGCAATTGTACAGTTGAAGATCTAGGTTAAGTGGAATGGAAGCAGACTCTGGAGAAGTAGGGACTTTATGCAGTAGATGTACACATAAAATGGCTCAAGGAACAGCAAGGTAAAGTGAAACTGCAGACATACCTTGCATAATGCAGGACTACACCCACAACACAAAATAACCAGTCAGAACACCTTGAAATATTGGCTTGCACAGAAGCCCATTAGAAGTGTTTCCCCACCAAGTTATGAAAATGAACTAGTCCGTACCTATAGAGTCCCTGAAAAACCTCAAATAGTGAATTTCACAACTGCCAGTATTTGCCCATTGACCCAGAAACTCATAGCATACCGTATTTAACTGGATTACTCTCTAACCATTTGTATTGGTTAGAACACAAGGAAGCAGATAATGAGACGCATACAACTTCCCAACTGCTAGTATTTTccctatttattaaaaaaaatatattcatacAGGTCTTTTCCAGATCTATGGCTACTTTTTGAGGTCAAGGATTTCTTCCTTTATTCCTACTTTGGATACTGAAGCTCCAATCCATCTTCCAGTAATAGTGGTTTCATATCCAAAGACAGTGGTCACCTTCGCTTTATAAGGAACATCCAGGGTTCCCTTCTGGACAACAGCCTTGAACCTCACTGCCTTCCCAGGGGGCACCGTGCTGCTCAAGGTAGAGCCGTCAACAACCTTTGGAGGCAAGACAGCAAGTCAACACTTGGCATGTTCACTTTTGAGGAAGTACAATTAGCAAGAAGCTGTGGGGGGGGCGGGGCATATTTGATTTATGTGATGAGACTATGGGGCTACTCTTCCCCTCTGTCTCTTATCTGTGAACACAGGAGTTTTGGAAATTACCAAGCAGTGGCTGGAGGAAGCTACCCAGGCTTGCAGTTCTAGCTCCAATTAGAGGAACTAAACAATGCTAcacaaatataaaactgattttcTTTAAAGGATTTGACTAAAATTACAGAGTCAACAGTTTTAAAGTATTTCAGACATACACCCCCCCACCCTATGTAGGAACTCCAAAACCTGTGGTACAGTCTCCCAAGATTAGAGATCCACACAAAAAGATCCCAAGGGAAAAGGCTTTTTTCAGTACTACTAAAAGCCAAGGAGATGCCTTTGAGAGAAGAGGGAATATTTAGAAACCAAGTAACTGAATATTTCATTCAGCTGTTTACATGCTTCAGGAAGACCAATACTGATAGGGGCAAAGTATTAACAAATGGCTACAGTTCCTAGATGCTTAAAGGGAAGAGAAGTGACCAGGGGCTGATGGCATTCTACCAACCTTTAACCCCTCTGCAGATGCTCTGGTCCTTTACTCATGTTTCCCAGCAAAGTCTAAATGTAGTGCCCCTTCATACAGAGCAAACTGAAGTAGTGATGGACCAGTAAGTTCTATTGTGGATAGATGTACAAAAATAACTAATCCAGAGGATCCATTTGGGACTAAAATCCTAGGAGAAGCaatatggatttagaaaaggtagaaGCTGCATTTAAAAGGGGCTTGTTTAAGCCTCTTGGATAGTAATTTTGAAGTTGGACAGAGGGCATTCAAGCTAATTTGCGATTTTGCTTAATTCCCCAAACCTTTGACATTTCAGTTATCATATCAAGAAAAGGAAGGTGTAAACTAAAGAGCGTTAAGTATTCAGAACCTACTGTACTGAGTGGATGCTGCTAGACTCTTGGGTGACTTCAATTAACTTGGGAGATGAATAGCTTGAAGGGAATGCAATATATAGCTCAGTATTCAGAAAACCGACTTGTATGTTCTGTACCCCTCACTGCAACCATCTTGCCTTAATTGAGCACGTTGAGCTAATGGGCATTTCCATTTAGGAATATCCAGGACTGAAAACCTACCCGTTTCCTTTCCGTCTCTGTAAAGCTCCAGGTGTGACTTGTACTGACATCCAGGGTGACTGTAGTTTCATTCTCCGCAATCACTGGGATTCCAGCCTTGAAGGTTGTCGATGCTCCATCTGCCACAGTAAATCCACGCTCTCGGGAAAAGGAGCTTTCCAAGGTAAGGGACTCTGAAAACCTAACCAGTTGAACATGAAATGCGTTAATTTACCATTCTGACAAGTTGTCAACAAGaactattatactgtatattagtttaTGGACTACAGAGTGGTCCAGAAATTTGAGCTCTTTCCGCACCTGATGGCCACTATTTAAGAAGTCAGAAAGGGAATGAACAGATAACATTGCCCAGAACAAGCACGTTTGTGCAGGCGTGTTCTTGGAATTGGTTTCTAAATTGAGAACCAAGATAAGCAGGAATCAAACTGTGACCAAGAAATCCTTTGAAAGGACCTTTTGTTCAAATGGACAGTTTTAGATGAGGCAGGAAGTTAAGGTGTTGACTTGAAAGATGTCAAACCTAGTCAAGTATGTGGATGTATAGGAAGTTCTTGAGAACATCAAGAGCTCAGAACTGAATCCTGGATGCTGAAGCAGAGTGCAATTGCCTCACATCTCCACACATTTTACAGGGACCAACATAGTTCCACAAATTTGAGGGAAAAGCTTCGGTTGTTCTACAAGACCTTGGAATACAGTTTCATACACCTAAATGCCGGCTTTTAGGGTCTCCCTGTGTGGGAAGGCCAGCTTGCCCCATAAAAAGCATCAGGAAAGACCAACTTACTGGAAAGTGGCAGTGTAAGGAACAGTGCCTGCAGTGTTGTCACAGTCATGTTCCCCGACGGTCAGAAGGACATCGGAAAGGATCTTTGCAATGTTGACTTCAAAATCTAAGCTTATGATTTTGCTAATGGTTTTATCTTGCATGAAAGCAAGTATCCGGTAGCGATTGTAGTCAATGCCAAGGTTCTGGGCTCTTTCAAGCCAGTCGTCTGTGGCAAACTTTGGCGGTGGAGCAGAGTAGATCTTCCCTTTATCTTTGGAGACACACCACAGATTGCCATCAGGAGAGAAGGCCATGAAATAGGCAAGttctgtccagcctccatttccaACAGTTTCAGCATTACTGAGCCAGTCTTGATTCATGTGACTTGGAGGTTTTCCTTTAACCAGCTTCCCTTCAGATGTCACAGCATACAGGATACCCTCAGGGTCAAAGAACAGAGAAGGGAAAAGCCAT from Lepisosteus oculatus isolate fLepOcu1 chromosome 25, fLepOcu1.hap2, whole genome shotgun sequence encodes:
- the LOC138225046 gene encoding tachylectin-2-like → MSVLLFGVESSGFAQMGLPPVHYNESFYHHAKPVGNLKGFSHILFSLTGIMFAVRNADIYAGSPPVNPDEDWLTTAKKVGKGEWDQFHSLFFHPEGSLYAVTKSGEFYKGPPPENEYVSWRYRVATKIGTGGWLFPSLFFDPEGILYAVTSEGKLVKGKPPSHMNQDWLSNAETVGNGGWTELAYFMAFSPDGNLWCVSKDKGKIYSAPPPKFATDDWLERAQNLGIDYNRYRILAFMQDKTISKIISLDFEVNIAKILSDVLLTVGEHDCDNTAGTVPYTATFQFSESLTLESSFSRERGFTVADGASTTFKAGIPVIAENETTVTLDVSTSHTWSFTETERKRVVDGSTLSSTVPPGKAVRFKAVVQKGTLDVPYKAKVTTVFGYETTITGRWIGASVSKVGIKEEILDLKK